GGACGTGTTGCGCCGGGCGGGAATCGGGCGGCACGCGGTCGACGTCCTGCCGCGCGGCCTGGACGCGGAGGTCGTCACCGACGGGGTGAACCTGGGGCGGGTGCGCCGTCCGCTGCCGGTGGCGAAGGCCCTGGACGACGTCCTGCTCGCGTACGAGATGAACGGCGAGCCGCTGCCGCCCGACCACGGCTTCCCGGTCCGGCTGGTCGTGCCGTCGTGGGTGGGCATCGCCAACATCAAGTGGGTCGGTGACATCGAGGTGAGCGCCGAGCCGCTGCTCACCCCCTGGAACACCGGCCTCTACCGGTTGTTCGGCCCCGGGCATCCGCCCGGGGGAAGCGCGCCGCTGACCCGGCAGACGCTGAAGAGCGCCTTCGAGCTGGCCCCGGGCGCTTCGTTCCCCGCCCGTCGGCGCACGCTGCTGACCGGGCGCTCCTGGTCGGGCGGGGCACCCGTGCGGGCCGTGGAGGTCAGCACCGACGGCGGGACGCACTGGCGGCCGGTCCGGCTGCGGGACGAGCCGCGGGCCGGGAGCTGGGTGCGCTGGACGGCCGACTGGGTGCCGAGGGAGCCGGGACCGGCCGTGCTGCTGGCGCGGGCGACGGACCGTTCGGGGCGTACGCAGCCGGCGGCCACCGCGCACAACACGCAGGGCTATCTGTTCGACGCGGTGGTGCGGCATCCGGTGACCGTGGTCTGAGCCGGACCGGGCCCCGTCACGGTGCGGTGCGGGCCCCCGCGAGCACGGCGGTGTGCACGGCGCGGGCGATCCGCGCGCCCCAGGTGGAACGGGGCCCGGCGAAGGGTTCGCCGCCGTCGGGCCCCGGCTCGGGGGCGGCGACGCACACGGCGTCCGTGGGGGTGCCCGAGCAGTCGAGTCCGGCGTCCAGGAGGGCCTGGACCTTGGCCTCCGTGGCGGTGGCGACGGCGTTGACGAGGGCGGCGTCGGAGAGTGCGACGGGCAGCGTGACGACGATATTGACGGTGCCCGGCCGGAACGGGGCCGCCGGGACTTCCCCGGACGCCGGCCGGTGCGGGGGTGCCGGGGCTTCCGCCGCCCCCGGCACCTGCGCCGCCCGGGTGGCGGTGTCCGGGGCCGCGGCCCAGCCCCGTACGCCGAGACCGGCGGTGACGGTCGCGGTGACTCCGCCGTCCTGGCCGGTCGTGTACGCGGCGAC
The nucleotide sequence above comes from Streptomyces sp. NBC_01116. Encoded proteins:
- a CDS encoding sulfite oxidase, which encodes MSPVPTEDAYDRIRMRQWAAGRARSAGIDRRDLLKLVAAASAAVPLASVAAPARAAGGLPGVVKPLPPELFTLRGTNAETNFAALRDTGLLTPADRFFVRNHTATPRIDRSDWKLTVRGDGLRGGPVDFTFADLLALPAVTRTAYVECAGNGRSFFTSQQGQAVSGTAWTLGAIGTARWRGVRLADVLRRAGIGRHAVDVLPRGLDAEVVTDGVNLGRVRRPLPVAKALDDVLLAYEMNGEPLPPDHGFPVRLVVPSWVGIANIKWVGDIEVSAEPLLTPWNTGLYRLFGPGHPPGGSAPLTRQTLKSAFELAPGASFPARRRTLLTGRSWSGGAPVRAVEVSTDGGTHWRPVRLRDEPRAGSWVRWTADWVPREPGPAVLLARATDRSGRTQPAATAHNTQGYLFDAVVRHPVTVV
- a CDS encoding adenosylcobinamide amidohydrolase, with protein sequence MAAEGRTTADPPSHQGCAISSVRLRPPAQRGELRDRHEDGHRLHHLLWRLGPGVRVCSSAVLGGGIGTRAWILNAQVPGGYPRVDPDRHLAEIAAAEGLTGPGAGLMTAADVAAYTTGQDGGVTATVTAGLGVRGWAAAPDTATRAAQVPGAAEAPAPPHRPASGEVPAAPFRPGTVNIVVTLPVALSDAALVNAVATATEAKVQALLDAGLDCSGTPTDAVCVAAPEPGPDGGEPFAGPRSTWGARIARAVHTAVLAGARTAP